A stretch of Aureispira sp. CCB-E DNA encodes these proteins:
- a CDS encoding DUF3137 domain-containing protein produces MEDIGKFRRFYNDHMHSKLIVFERQRKQLLALMFLGVILMILLSIFVLSLDMFALSIFLFVPWFLLFRVYQHRSDVFRAGFKPIVVQSILEFMDSRLTYYHKDYISKDTFLRSRIFPMNPELYYGEDYIMGKIGEIFFEMCELELYHTDKVKGKLEKWFEGIFFHANFNTAFKGRIVMIPRSDWQLFIPIMKEYTKYGGYELTDTGNAAFDEEFIVYLDRDIHYKEILTPELIIAINQYHINSGKKVYASFYNSHFYMAINEPQDLLEASVWHSNLNFELIAAYYRELSLFTQIVKDFDITH; encoded by the coding sequence GTGGAAGATATAGGTAAGTTTAGACGGTTTTATAATGATCATATGCACAGCAAGTTGATAGTTTTTGAACGTCAACGAAAACAATTATTAGCTCTGATGTTTTTAGGAGTGATCTTGATGATTTTATTGAGTATCTTTGTGTTAAGTTTGGATATGTTTGCCTTGTCCATTTTTCTATTTGTGCCTTGGTTTTTGTTGTTTCGGGTATATCAACATCGTTCCGATGTCTTTAGGGCTGGTTTTAAGCCTATTGTGGTGCAATCTATTTTAGAATTTATGGATTCAAGGTTGACCTATTATCACAAGGACTATATTAGTAAAGATACGTTTCTGCGCAGTCGTATATTTCCGATGAACCCTGAGTTATATTACGGGGAAGATTATATTATGGGAAAAATCGGTGAAATCTTTTTTGAGATGTGTGAATTGGAATTGTACCACACTGATAAAGTGAAGGGGAAATTAGAAAAATGGTTTGAGGGCATCTTTTTTCATGCCAATTTCAATACGGCATTTAAAGGGCGAATTGTTATGATTCCTCGATCGGATTGGCAACTATTTATTCCTATCATGAAAGAGTACACCAAATATGGAGGCTATGAATTAACGGATACAGGCAATGCTGCATTTGATGAAGAATTTATAGTTTATTTGGATAGAGATATTCATTACAAAGAAATTTTGACCCCTGAACTAATTATTGCCATCAATCAATATCACATAAATAGCGGCAAGAAGGTCTATGCTTCTTTTTATAACAGTCATTTTTATATGGCAATTAACGAGCCTCAAGACTTATTAGAAGCAAGTGTTTGGCATTCCAATTTGAACTTTGAATTGATTGCGGCTTATTATAGAGAGTTATCGCTGTTTACGCAGATTGTTAAAGACTTTGATATCACACATTAA
- a CDS encoding OmpA family protein, with protein MNTRLILILSCLAFVSVCSAQKNLIFEEQFDNNFLQWMHGSSSEYSAVVEDGLYKIEYKQNQGAWYFWQSIPVHPDTSFYIESKITPFLKTTQSVYGIIWGVKDLNNYNAFLISNQGKTSVVTCNKGKFTRVVDWTLTGNYQNNQVHTISIRKNNGKMRFYLDGRVAFTTQILPFYGDLLGFVISGKTSAKIDYLKIQQDRAINLVENAVQGNERKNLGANINSAYAELHPLIAHDGQSLYVTRKGHPQNKGLDKRDDAWVSYKLKDGSWSPLEHMKAPINNNNHNQVISVSPDNNTLLLGNTYNQSGTSKGKGVSISHRKEDGTWEVPQDVIIDNYYNQNPIHSIHLAASKQLLLLSIERNDSYGHLDLYVSFLQPNGHFSQPKNLGPTINTAYEDGTPFLAADGKTLYFASSGHGGYGSMDIFVSKRLDDTWKNWSTPQNLGPEINSNKWEAHYSIAASGTKAYFVSNKGEKHIGAEDVYEVIPPIESRPEPVLLVKGKVFNAVTKEPIRAKIIYYDWKTNEEKGNALSSSKDGKYQAVLPPENQYNFLAFKGGYYPVSKSIDIGKIDAYTEMYITLYLHPIEVGETIPLNNIFFLGNTADLSIEAEPELDRLVIFMEKYPEMTIKLSSPTKDKADKIKTYLVEKGVAYKRIITAKNDTDVNNFSIISLVGYDKTVQRRGNFEENLNPKDLKKGQIFRLNNTFFPADSSYITKHAAKELSRLQKFLSNNPSIVIEIGGHTNGLPEHDYCDRLSMERAKNVAQYLIDQGIPPQQVTYKGYGKRQPIATNKTLAGRQRNQRVEMKVLGTNSEDTPTGMIKVPPKID; from the coding sequence ATGAATACTCGCCTTATATTGATCCTGTCCTGTTTGGCATTTGTTTCAGTTTGTTCCGCTCAAAAAAATTTAATTTTTGAAGAACAGTTTGACAACAATTTTTTGCAATGGATGCATGGCAGCTCCTCCGAATATAGTGCCGTTGTAGAGGATGGGTTATACAAAATTGAATACAAACAAAATCAGGGAGCTTGGTATTTCTGGCAATCTATCCCCGTACATCCTGATACTTCTTTTTATATCGAAAGCAAAATTACCCCTTTTCTAAAAACCACTCAAAGTGTGTATGGTATTATTTGGGGCGTAAAAGACTTAAATAATTACAATGCTTTTTTAATTAGCAATCAAGGAAAGACTTCGGTTGTTACCTGCAACAAAGGTAAATTTACCCGTGTTGTAGATTGGACGTTGACGGGCAATTATCAAAACAATCAAGTGCACACTATTTCTATTCGCAAGAACAATGGCAAAATGCGCTTTTATTTGGATGGAAGAGTTGCTTTCACGACTCAAATTCTTCCATTTTACGGTGATTTGTTGGGCTTTGTCATTTCGGGTAAAACCTCGGCCAAAATTGATTATTTAAAAATTCAGCAAGATAGAGCCATTAACCTAGTAGAGAATGCGGTTCAAGGTAATGAACGTAAAAATTTAGGGGCTAATATTAATTCTGCTTATGCGGAACTACACCCGCTCATTGCGCACGATGGGCAGAGTCTATATGTTACTAGAAAAGGGCACCCCCAAAACAAGGGCTTGGACAAACGAGACGATGCTTGGGTCTCTTACAAACTAAAAGATGGCTCTTGGAGTCCTCTAGAACATATGAAAGCTCCAATTAATAACAACAATCACAATCAAGTTATTTCGGTATCACCTGATAATAATACATTATTGTTGGGCAACACATATAACCAGAGTGGCACCTCCAAAGGAAAAGGAGTTTCTATTTCTCATCGCAAAGAGGACGGTACGTGGGAAGTTCCCCAAGATGTTATCATTGATAATTATTACAATCAAAACCCTATCCACAGCATCCATTTAGCAGCGAGCAAGCAGTTGCTACTACTTTCTATTGAACGCAATGATTCCTATGGCCATTTGGATTTATACGTATCGTTTTTGCAACCTAATGGTCATTTTTCTCAACCCAAAAACTTAGGCCCAACGATTAATACAGCCTATGAAGATGGAACACCATTTTTAGCAGCTGATGGCAAAACACTTTATTTTGCTTCTTCTGGTCATGGCGGATATGGCTCTATGGATATTTTTGTCTCTAAACGCTTGGATGATACTTGGAAAAATTGGTCGACACCACAAAATTTAGGTCCTGAAATTAACTCAAATAAATGGGAAGCGCATTATAGCATTGCCGCATCTGGAACCAAAGCTTATTTCGTTTCTAACAAAGGAGAAAAACACATTGGTGCAGAAGATGTTTATGAAGTTATTCCTCCCATTGAATCTCGCCCAGAACCTGTATTATTGGTCAAAGGAAAAGTATTTAATGCGGTTACCAAAGAGCCTATTCGAGCAAAAATCATTTATTATGATTGGAAAACCAATGAGGAAAAAGGAAATGCGTTGTCAAGTAGCAAAGATGGTAAATACCAAGCTGTTTTGCCTCCAGAAAACCAATACAACTTTTTAGCTTTTAAAGGAGGGTACTACCCTGTAAGCAAAAGTATTGATATTGGAAAAATTGATGCTTATACGGAAATGTATATCACCTTGTACCTACATCCTATTGAAGTCGGTGAAACAATTCCGCTCAATAATATTTTCTTTCTAGGCAACACAGCTGATTTATCCATTGAAGCAGAACCTGAACTAGATCGCTTGGTTATTTTTATGGAGAAATACCCTGAAATGACCATCAAGTTGAGTAGTCCAACTAAGGATAAAGCCGATAAAATAAAGACTTATTTGGTAGAGAAAGGAGTGGCATACAAACGAATTATTACCGCTAAAAATGATACCGATGTTAATAATTTCTCCATTATTTCATTAGTGGGATACGACAAAACGGTACAGCGTCGTGGTAATTTTGAAGAAAACTTAAACCCTAAAGATTTAAAAAAGGGTCAAATTTTTCGCTTAAACAACACTTTTTTCCCTGCGGACTCTTCTTATATTACCAAACATGCCGCCAAAGAACTATCTCGTTTGCAGAAGTTTCTAAGCAACAATCCATCTATTGTTATCGAAATAGGTGGTCATACCAATGGCTTGCCTGAACACGACTATTGTGATCGACTGTCTATGGAACGTGCCAAAAATGTTGCTCAATATTTAATTGATCAAGGGATTCCTCCCCAACAAGTTACTTACAAAGGTTATGGCAAACGTCAACCAATTGCTACCAATAAAACGCTTGCAGGAAGACAACGCAATCAGCGAGTAGAAATGAAAGTATTGGGTACGAACTCTGAAGACACTCCCACGGGCATGATAAAAGTCCCTCCCAAAATAGATTGA
- a CDS encoding DUF4442 domain-containing protein, which translates to MMFVPKKPTSFKMRLFALAMNLFPTYRRTGGRATFIAADFSDVHIRLKLGWGTRNYVGTMFGGSMASAADPIYMIQLMRMLGSDYVVWDKSANIRFRRPGDRTLYIRFLITDELLQRIKTRILTEQEFDIELSADWVDKEGTVYATVGKVLYIASKAFYKEKQRNRKKIKEKS; encoded by the coding sequence ATGATGTTTGTACCAAAAAAACCGACAAGTTTTAAAATGCGCTTGTTTGCATTGGCCATGAATTTATTTCCAACCTATCGACGTACTGGTGGAAGGGCAACATTTATAGCTGCTGATTTTTCAGATGTACACATTCGGTTGAAATTGGGTTGGGGAACTAGAAATTATGTAGGAACAATGTTTGGAGGAAGCATGGCTTCTGCGGCAGACCCTATTTATATGATTCAGTTGATGAGGATGTTGGGGAGCGATTATGTTGTTTGGGATAAATCAGCAAATATTCGATTTAGGCGACCTGGCGACCGTACCTTGTACATTCGTTTTTTGATTACCGATGAATTACTGCAACGTATCAAAACACGTATTTTAACAGAACAAGAGTTCGACATCGAATTGAGTGCGGATTGGGTAGACAAAGAGGGGACGGTCTATGCAACTGTCGGCAAAGTTTTATACATTGCTAGCAAAGCATTTTACAAGGAAAAACAACGCAATCGAAAAAAAATAAAAGAAAAAAGTTAA
- the ppk2 gene encoding polyphosphate kinase 2 has product MSDFKITEEDLRRLNTKDGYKKLLSSKDVNVKKILKTLKYEEELNDLQIELLKMQGWAAANHKRIAILFEGRDAAGKGGTIRRFVEHLNPRSIRIVALPKPTEEERGQWYFRRYINQLPNPGELVFFDRSWYNRAVVEPVNGFCTPEEYALFMKQVISYERMLQESGVILIKFWLDTSKDEQAKRFEARKKSPLKQWKFSPIDERAQELWEVYTQYRDAMFEKTHTEDCPWVIVQADDKKTARLAAIRYVLNSLDYEGKSDENVRLKPDSKAVKKYKK; this is encoded by the coding sequence ATGAGTGATTTTAAAATAACAGAAGAAGATCTTAGAAGACTAAATACAAAGGATGGATACAAGAAGTTGTTGAGCTCCAAAGATGTTAATGTTAAAAAGATTTTGAAAACCTTGAAGTATGAAGAGGAGTTAAATGACCTTCAAATTGAGCTGCTCAAAATGCAAGGCTGGGCTGCTGCCAATCATAAACGCATTGCAATTTTATTTGAGGGGCGTGATGCTGCTGGCAAAGGAGGAACCATTCGTCGTTTTGTAGAACATTTGAATCCGCGTTCGATTCGCATTGTTGCTTTGCCCAAACCGACTGAAGAAGAACGAGGGCAGTGGTATTTTAGAAGATATATCAACCAATTGCCCAATCCTGGTGAGTTGGTGTTCTTTGATAGAAGTTGGTACAACAGAGCCGTGGTAGAACCTGTGAATGGGTTTTGTACGCCAGAGGAATATGCTTTATTTATGAAACAGGTAATTAGCTATGAACGAATGCTGCAAGAATCAGGAGTTATTTTAATTAAGTTTTGGTTGGATACTAGCAAAGACGAACAAGCGAAGCGTTTTGAAGCAAGAAAAAAAAGTCCTCTCAAACAATGGAAATTCAGTCCAATAGATGAAAGAGCACAAGAGTTGTGGGAAGTATATACGCAGTACAGGGATGCTATGTTTGAGAAAACACATACAGAAGATTGCCCGTGGGTGATTGTACAGGCAGATGACAAAAAAACAGCACGATTGGCTGCTATTCGTTACGTATTAAACAGCTTAGATTATGAAGGGAAATCAGATGAGAATGTTCGCTTAAAACCTGATTCAAAAGCTGTTAAAAAATATAAGAAGTAA
- a CDS encoding RimK family alpha-L-glutamate ligase, producing MKFLFLSTHFSETLIEKTQLYCIQHGIEVVRINLEDLLPNGINDIQVTIGENDLLFKVNQQVHHLSEFSLIWKRRISNNFLSTGRLFNSYKGIVPNYTLQQLIKEVYDLRDLILNFARNIEIPIVNDYDPACKNKPFQTIKANAFGLTCPSMLLSNSIQDINQFISQHDATITKPIGGLGYLPEEEEIMSIKTTSIDLNDTNDVSSDLIFPSFIQERIPSKYELKCILVGEELHCVKQYYKGGDIPTTDIKLAYRNQQITNEEYHLNQNVKNKVIKLCRYFKLDLCTMDIIKRSDGNYVFLEINQDGVVEYYGSFLSIPIHERIFQLLLTKSKQKKEAPILQ from the coding sequence TTGAAATTTTTATTTTTAAGTACTCATTTTTCGGAAACACTCATTGAAAAAACACAATTGTATTGTATTCAACATGGCATTGAAGTTGTTCGAATCAATCTCGAAGATTTGTTACCCAATGGGATTAATGATATACAAGTAACTATTGGAGAAAACGATCTTTTATTTAAAGTCAACCAACAAGTTCATCACCTAAGCGAATTTTCTTTGATCTGGAAACGACGTATTAGCAACAATTTTCTTTCAACAGGTAGATTGTTCAACAGTTACAAAGGCATTGTTCCCAATTATACTTTACAACAATTGATTAAAGAAGTCTATGACTTAAGGGATTTAATTCTAAACTTTGCTCGAAATATAGAAATTCCCATTGTTAACGATTATGACCCTGCCTGCAAAAACAAGCCCTTTCAAACAATCAAAGCAAACGCATTTGGATTAACATGTCCCTCCATGTTATTGTCTAATTCTATACAAGACATCAATCAATTTATTTCCCAGCACGACGCAACCATTACCAAACCAATAGGTGGTTTAGGATACCTTCCAGAGGAAGAAGAGATTATGAGCATCAAGACAACTTCTATTGATTTAAACGACACCAATGACGTCTCCTCAGATTTAATTTTTCCTTCCTTCATACAAGAACGTATTCCATCAAAATATGAACTTAAGTGTATTTTGGTAGGGGAAGAATTACATTGTGTAAAACAATATTACAAAGGAGGAGATATCCCTACCACAGACATTAAGTTGGCTTATAGAAACCAACAAATCACCAACGAAGAATATCACCTAAATCAGAATGTAAAAAATAAGGTAATCAAGTTGTGCCGCTATTTCAAATTAGACTTATGTACCATGGATATTATCAAACGTTCTGATGGCAATTATGTTTTTTTAGAAATCAACCAAGATGGAGTTGTTGAATACTACGGTTCGTTCCTGAGCATACCTATACACGAGCGCATTTTTCAATTATTACTCACCAAGTCCAAACAAAAAAAGGAAGCTCCCATCTTACAATAA
- a CDS encoding peptidase domain-containing ABC transporter translates to MALKFPFYRQLDAMDCGPTCLKMITQWHGKTFPLQYLREKCYITREGVSLLGISEAAESIGYRTIALKLTYDQEGTVPGLLQMPLPCIAYWGQRHFVVVYKITKTHVWIADPAEGKLKLKRSVFENSWLVAEKKGVVLGLETTPSFYQEDDLEEDRSKWRYLFSYLKPYKRLIFQFVLGMTIGLIFQLTLPFLTQSLIDVGVNNQNISFVWLILIAQLVLSVSQVFVQFIQSWIALNIGRRVNVNLIADFLTKMMALPLGFFDSKNIGDLYQRISDNHRVETFLTNSLLNMLFSIVTVAVFSGVLFVYNKVIFAIFFFFSILYLLWIWGFLKWRKELDYMAFQQFSNNQETLYEIINGVQEIKLQGSERKRRWKWIEVQAKLFNVQTKSLALRQYQEFGVLLFSRLKDILISFVAASAVINGEMTLGMMVAVQYIVGQLNAPFQQFISFVYTAQDAKISLERMGEITSEKEENVSNMSLIKQLPPSADLVLENLSFGYTPISKPVLNNINLTIPAGKTTAIVGASGSGKTTLLKLLLGFYEPINGKISVAKTPLSSIDKRYWRSLCGTVMQDGYIFSDTIAQNIAESDTSIDYKKLHQAIEIANISDLIATLPLGYNTMIGSKGSGISQGQKQRILIARAVYKNPDVLFLDEATNALDTSNERQIVENLNQFLTSKTVVVVAHRLSTVMNADQIVVLDEGKIVEQGTHQTLLNQKGKYYRLVQNQLDVEQVGVNIE, encoded by the coding sequence ATGGCTTTAAAATTTCCATTTTACAGACAACTTGATGCGATGGACTGCGGTCCGACCTGTCTCAAGATGATTACTCAATGGCATGGAAAAACGTTTCCATTACAATATTTGAGAGAAAAGTGTTATATCACAAGAGAAGGAGTATCTCTACTAGGCATATCGGAAGCTGCCGAAAGCATTGGTTATCGTACCATTGCGTTAAAGCTCACTTACGACCAAGAGGGGACGGTTCCTGGGCTCTTACAAATGCCTTTACCTTGTATTGCTTACTGGGGGCAAAGACATTTTGTGGTTGTTTATAAAATCACAAAAACACATGTTTGGATTGCTGATCCAGCAGAAGGAAAGCTAAAATTAAAACGCTCTGTCTTTGAAAATTCTTGGTTGGTTGCCGAAAAAAAAGGGGTAGTATTGGGGCTCGAAACAACTCCTAGTTTTTATCAAGAAGACGATTTAGAAGAAGACCGATCTAAATGGCGGTATCTTTTTAGTTATCTCAAACCGTACAAGCGATTGATTTTTCAGTTTGTATTGGGCATGACCATTGGATTAATCTTCCAACTTACCCTACCTTTTTTAACACAATCTTTGATAGATGTAGGAGTTAACAATCAAAACATAAGTTTTGTATGGTTGATTTTAATCGCACAACTTGTTTTATCGGTTAGTCAGGTATTTGTTCAGTTCATCCAATCTTGGATTGCTCTCAATATAGGACGTCGAGTAAATGTCAATTTAATTGCCGATTTTCTAACTAAAATGATGGCATTGCCTTTGGGTTTCTTTGACAGCAAAAACATTGGTGATTTGTACCAACGAATCAGCGACAATCATCGAGTAGAAACCTTTTTGACCAATTCACTTCTAAACATGTTATTTTCTATAGTAACAGTTGCTGTTTTTTCGGGTGTTTTATTTGTCTATAATAAAGTTATTTTTGCTATTTTCTTCTTTTTTTCTATCCTCTACCTGCTTTGGATTTGGGGCTTTTTAAAATGGCGCAAAGAATTAGATTACATGGCTTTTCAGCAGTTTTCTAACAATCAAGAAACCTTGTATGAAATTATCAATGGCGTTCAAGAAATTAAGTTGCAAGGAAGTGAGCGAAAACGACGTTGGAAATGGATAGAAGTGCAAGCCAAATTATTTAATGTCCAAACCAAGTCCTTAGCCCTAAGGCAATATCAAGAATTTGGCGTTTTACTTTTTTCAAGACTCAAGGATATACTAATTTCTTTTGTTGCAGCAAGTGCTGTCATTAACGGAGAAATGACCTTGGGTATGATGGTTGCCGTTCAATATATTGTAGGGCAACTGAATGCTCCTTTTCAGCAATTTATAAGTTTTGTCTATACTGCTCAAGATGCTAAAATCAGCTTAGAACGAATGGGGGAAATTACTTCTGAAAAGGAAGAAAATGTTTCCAACATGTCCTTAATTAAACAGCTTCCTCCATCGGCTGATTTAGTATTAGAGAATTTATCTTTTGGCTATACACCTATCTCCAAACCTGTTCTAAACAATATCAATTTAACCATTCCTGCTGGCAAAACAACAGCTATTGTTGGTGCTAGTGGTAGCGGCAAAACTACTTTGCTAAAACTATTACTAGGATTTTACGAACCTATCAACGGAAAAATATCAGTTGCAAAAACACCCTTATCCTCTATTGACAAACGCTATTGGCGAAGCCTTTGTGGCACTGTAATGCAAGATGGGTATATTTTTTCAGATACCATTGCTCAAAATATTGCCGAAAGCGATACCTCTATTGATTATAAAAAATTACATCAAGCGATTGAAATTGCCAATATTAGCGACTTGATTGCTACGCTTCCGTTAGGATACAATACAATGATTGGCTCTAAAGGGAGTGGCATATCACAGGGGCAAAAACAGCGTATTCTTATTGCTAGGGCGGTCTATAAAAATCCTGATGTATTGTTTTTAGACGAAGCAACCAACGCTTTGGATACTTCCAATGAACGTCAAATTGTAGAAAATTTAAACCAGTTTTTAACCTCCAAAACCGTTGTTGTTGTAGCGCATCGACTAAGTACCGTCATGAATGCAGACCAAATCGTCGTCTTGGATGAAGGAAAAATTGTTGAGCAGGGAACCCATCAAACCCTCTTAAACCAAAAAGGAAAATATTATAGATTGGTTCAAAACCAACTTGATGTCGAACAAGTTGGAGTAAATATAGAATAA
- a CDS encoding HlyD family efflux transporter periplasmic adaptor subunit, with translation MSDQKSTEFTLIEQAMGNPPSWLTHWGITVVALFFCVIFGIAAMIKYPDVLKSEATTYIDHPPIEIFTQTNGRIHTLLVQNKDTIRHNTPILVLESTADWLAVLHLDTLLQTNRSIFDTTFMSKELGDLSSAYHEAALLFKQLEDARQNDITNQRISTLQKEIEQNNILNNSLVAQKEVFAQELKNIKKDLDRSKKLLQDGVISLQEFEQKENTYLQNERTFHQMESSIITNKIKIQQLEIQIPEYKKQQHDFFFRLEVDFQQKKEVLKTAVEHWKKKYILYAPSFGIVSMKHKLQEGNQISPDIPVLTILPNTAQKQAFLKALMDANGIGKVAVGQKATVSFNNYPSAEYGILTAEVVEIAPIPTDNQYEVLLKLPQSWVTNYGVSIPKQQKMNAHIAIQTKEFTLLERIFSGLLDVLKN, from the coding sequence ATGTCAGATCAAAAATCCACTGAATTTACATTAATAGAGCAAGCGATGGGAAACCCTCCCTCCTGGTTAACTCATTGGGGTATTACAGTGGTTGCACTCTTCTTTTGTGTTATTTTTGGTATTGCTGCCATGATAAAATATCCTGATGTCTTAAAATCAGAAGCTACTACTTATATTGATCATCCTCCTATTGAGATATTCACACAAACTAATGGTAGAATACACACTTTATTGGTTCAAAATAAGGATACCATTCGACACAATACTCCTATCCTTGTTCTTGAATCAACTGCTGACTGGCTAGCTGTTTTGCATTTAGATACACTTCTACAAACCAATAGATCTATTTTTGATACCACGTTTATGTCAAAAGAGTTGGGGGATTTGAGCTCTGCTTACCATGAAGCTGCTTTATTATTTAAACAATTAGAGGATGCTCGCCAAAACGACATTACCAATCAGCGCATCTCTACGCTTCAAAAAGAAATCGAACAAAACAACATATTGAACAATTCTTTGGTCGCACAAAAGGAAGTGTTTGCACAAGAATTAAAGAATATAAAAAAAGATTTGGATCGGTCTAAGAAACTCTTGCAAGATGGTGTCATTAGTCTTCAAGAATTTGAACAAAAAGAGAATACTTATCTACAAAATGAGCGTACATTCCACCAAATGGAATCTTCTATTATTACCAATAAAATAAAAATACAACAATTAGAAATTCAAATCCCTGAATATAAAAAACAACAACACGACTTTTTCTTTCGCTTAGAAGTTGATTTTCAACAAAAAAAGGAAGTACTTAAAACTGCGGTAGAGCACTGGAAGAAAAAATACATTCTTTATGCTCCTTCCTTTGGAATTGTCTCGATGAAGCACAAACTTCAAGAAGGAAATCAAATATCTCCCGACATTCCTGTGCTAACAATCTTGCCCAATACAGCACAAAAACAAGCATTTTTAAAAGCACTAATGGATGCCAATGGCATTGGTAAAGTTGCTGTTGGTCAAAAGGCTACTGTTTCTTTTAATAATTACCCCTCTGCTGAATATGGGATATTAACAGCAGAAGTTGTTGAAATTGCTCCTATCCCAACCGATAATCAGTATGAAGTCTTGCTAAAACTTCCGCAAAGTTGGGTTACCAACTATGGGGTCTCCATCCCTAAACAACAAAAAATGAATGCTCATATTGCCATACAAACCAAGGAATTCACACTTTTGGAGCGTATCTTTTCTGGCTTGTTGGACGTGTTAAAAAATTAG
- the gwsG gene encoding grasp-with-spasm system ATP-grasp peptide maturase — MVLILTHEQDVSTRGVIRWLDYLGKEVIVFHKERDWINIKDIDYNKGEVLFESKNYGVFALSNIEAVFCRGGIIRIKDYVKHPGQYENFKTSLQYFLSAHSISHLEAITHFLFEKNTIGQNGVGRYNKMLALNLAKKVGLDIPHTIFTDSKEKALSFCNEHDEIITKSLDLNFMYQDTRNAKRFFEYTAIITKADIEGLPTKFGLTIFQEKINKQYEIRVFYLKEKLYCFAIFSQKNKKTQVDYRCYDRERMNRMIPFQLPLDVGKKVSAFMKKAKLDTGSIDLIYGLDKKFHFLEVNPIGQFGYLSNINNYKIEKQIALALIN; from the coding sequence ATGGTACTTATACTAACACATGAACAAGACGTATCTACCCGTGGAGTAATACGATGGTTAGATTATTTAGGTAAGGAAGTAATTGTATTTCATAAAGAGCGGGATTGGATTAATATAAAAGATATAGACTATAATAAAGGTGAGGTTCTATTTGAGAGCAAAAATTATGGAGTGTTTGCTTTGTCAAATATTGAAGCCGTGTTTTGTCGTGGGGGAATAATACGAATAAAAGACTATGTAAAGCATCCTGGGCAATATGAAAATTTTAAAACAAGTCTACAGTATTTTTTATCCGCACATTCAATTTCACATTTAGAAGCTATTACGCATTTTTTGTTTGAGAAAAATACTATTGGTCAAAATGGAGTTGGCAGGTACAACAAAATGCTAGCGCTTAACCTTGCTAAAAAAGTAGGTCTAGACATACCCCATACAATTTTTACAGATTCAAAAGAAAAAGCCCTTTCATTCTGCAATGAACATGATGAGATTATAACAAAGAGTTTGGATCTTAATTTTATGTATCAAGACACCAGAAATGCAAAACGTTTTTTTGAATATACTGCTATTATTACAAAAGCAGATATAGAAGGTTTACCAACTAAATTTGGTTTAACAATCTTTCAAGAAAAAATAAATAAGCAATATGAGATTAGAGTTTTTTATTTAAAGGAAAAACTATATTGCTTTGCAATTTTTTCTCAAAAAAATAAAAAGACTCAAGTAGACTATAGATGTTATGATAGAGAACGAATGAATCGGATGATTCCTTTTCAGCTCCCTCTAGATGTTGGGAAAAAAGTTTCTGCATTTATGAAAAAAGCAAAGCTCGACACAGGTTCTATTGATCTTATTTATGGGCTAGATAAAAAATTTCACTTCTTAGAAGTAAATCCAATAGGGCAATTCGGTTATTTATCAAATATCAATAATTATAAAATTGAAAAACAAATTGCTTTAGCATTAATAAATTAG